A genome region from Methanobacterium subterraneum includes the following:
- the mvhA gene encoding F420-non-reducing hydrogenase subunit MvhA, protein MVTLKMEPVTRIEGHAKITVDLDDAGNVQDTKLHVMEFRGFEKFLQGRNIEEVPRIVPRICGICDVQHHLAAAKAVDACFGFQPDDILPTAYQMRELMSWGSVMHSHALHFYFLAAPDFIAGKDRKTRNVFQIVKDAPEAALQAIELRKNALDIIKATGGRPIHPTSSTPGGISTSLDDETQKDLLKKAQRNVELSVATLDLAKPIFEENLDLVKTLGYVETYHTGLVKNGVWDMYDGNVRMNDKEGNKYVEFAPSDYLDYIAEKVKPYSWLKFPYIKDLGYPDGVYRVAPLSRLNVADKMPDAAPLAQEALNEFRGLFGYAHEPLLFHWARLIELLAAAECAADALEGDLSGQKFPDALERTAGEGVGIVEASRGTLTHHYACDENGLVTKANIVVATIQNNPAMEMGIQKVAQDYIKPGVEVDDKIFNLMEMVIRAYDPCLSCATHTIDSQMRLATLEVYDSEGHLVKRI, encoded by the coding sequence ATGGTTACACTGAAAATGGAACCCGTGACCAGGATTGAAGGTCACGCCAAAATCACAGTGGACCTGGATGATGCAGGAAACGTCCAGGACACCAAACTCCACGTTATGGAATTCCGTGGATTTGAAAAATTCCTGCAGGGAAGAAACATCGAAGAGGTACCTCGAATCGTACCTCGAATCTGTGGTATCTGTGATGTACAGCACCACCTGGCCGCAGCAAAAGCTGTTGATGCCTGCTTCGGATTCCAACCTGATGATATTCTCCCAACTGCCTACCAAATGAGGGAACTCATGAGCTGGGGTTCTGTAATGCACTCCCACGCTCTGCACTTCTATTTCCTGGCAGCACCGGACTTCATAGCTGGTAAAGACAGAAAAACCAGGAACGTTTTCCAAATAGTTAAAGACGCTCCTGAAGCAGCTTTACAGGCAATCGAACTCCGAAAAAACGCTTTAGATATTATAAAAGCCACAGGTGGACGACCTATACACCCAACATCCTCCACTCCAGGTGGTATTTCCACCAGTCTGGATGACGAAACCCAGAAAGACCTTCTGAAGAAGGCTCAGAGGAATGTTGAATTATCTGTAGCCACCCTTGACCTGGCTAAACCAATATTTGAAGAAAACCTAGATCTGGTAAAAACCTTAGGTTACGTGGAAACTTACCACACTGGACTGGTTAAAAACGGCGTATGGGATATGTACGACGGAAACGTCCGTATGAATGATAAAGAAGGAAACAAATACGTTGAATTTGCACCTTCCGATTACTTGGACTACATTGCTGAAAAAGTTAAACCTTATTCCTGGTTGAAATTCCCATACATCAAAGACCTGGGATACCCAGACGGGGTATACCGTGTTGCTCCTCTTTCAAGACTTAACGTGGCCGACAAAATGCCTGACGCCGCACCATTAGCACAGGAAGCATTAAATGAATTCAGAGGCCTCTTCGGATACGCCCATGAACCATTACTCTTCCACTGGGCACGGTTAATTGAATTATTAGCCGCAGCAGAATGTGCAGCTGACGCTCTGGAAGGAGACTTATCTGGACAGAAATTCCCAGATGCTCTGGAAAGAACTGCTGGTGAAGGTGTAGGTATCGTGGAAGCATCCCGTGGAACACTAACACACCACTACGCCTGTGACGAGAACGGACTGGTTACCAAAGCCAACATTGTTGTGGCAACCATCCAGAACAACCCTGCTATGGAAATGGGTATCCAGAAAGTAGCTCAAGACTATATAAAACCAGGAGTAGAAGTAGACGACAAGATCTTCAATTTAATGGAGATGGTTATCCGGGCATACGACCCATGTCTATCCTGTGCAACCCACACCATCGACAGTCAAATGAGACTGGCCACTCTTGAAGTGTACGATAGCGAGGGACACCTCGTTAAAAGGATTTAA
- a CDS encoding NADH-quinone oxidoreductase subunit B family protein has translation MAEKVKLGNVWLSVCSGCELSIADIHEAIVDVLGLADFEFMPVLMDTKYDEWTDVDVAIVTGGIRNDENRELALKVREKAKVVIGYGTCAAYGGIFGLGNLHTVDDLTQEAYINSESTYNDEEIIPSEGVPHLESRVRPLTDVIDVDLLLPGCPPRSDLVAQIIMALLKGEELPELPQTNLCEVCPREKPPEGMAMDRIIRQFELGEPEPEMCLVPQGLVCMGPATISICGAECPSIGIQCRGCYGPTFNVVDQGAKMISAIGSDFGVEQDKTVDPEEVANELDDIVGTFYTYTLPAALVPAKVKKEGK, from the coding sequence ATGGCAGAAAAAGTTAAACTAGGAAACGTTTGGCTCAGCGTATGTTCTGGATGTGAATTATCCATTGCAGATATACACGAAGCCATAGTGGATGTTCTGGGATTAGCAGATTTCGAATTCATGCCTGTTCTCATGGACACTAAATACGATGAATGGACCGACGTAGACGTGGCCATAGTTACCGGAGGTATCAGAAACGATGAAAACCGGGAACTGGCACTTAAAGTAAGGGAAAAAGCAAAGGTAGTCATTGGATATGGTACATGTGCTGCTTACGGAGGAATCTTTGGACTGGGAAACCTACACACAGTTGATGATTTAACTCAAGAGGCTTACATCAATTCAGAGAGTACCTACAACGATGAGGAAATAATACCCAGTGAAGGAGTACCTCATCTGGAAAGCAGAGTAAGACCACTAACTGATGTTATTGATGTGGATTTACTCCTACCTGGCTGCCCACCACGATCTGATCTGGTTGCCCAGATTATAATGGCTCTCTTGAAAGGAGAAGAATTACCTGAACTACCACAAACCAACCTTTGTGAAGTTTGTCCCAGGGAAAAACCACCAGAAGGAATGGCAATGGATAGAATTATCCGCCAGTTCGAACTGGGAGAACCAGAACCAGAAATGTGCCTAGTACCCCAGGGATTGGTGTGCATGGGACCGGCTACAATTTCCATCTGTGGAGCAGAATGTCCCTCAATTGGAATTCAGTGCCGTGGATGCTACGGACCTACCTTCAATGTAGTGGATCAGGGTGCTAAAATGATCAGTGCCATAGGCTCTGACTTTGGTGTGGAACAGGATAAAACTGTGGACCCTGAAGAAGTAGCCAATGAACTGGATGATATTGTCGGAACTTTCTATACCTACACACTCCCAGCGGCTTTAGTACCCGCAAAGGTGAAAAAGGAGGGTAAATAA
- a CDS encoding hydrogenase iron-sulfur subunit, giving the protein MAEDDVKIVMFCCNWCSYGGADTAGTARMQYPPNVRVIRVMCSGRIEPQFVLKAFREGADGVIVAGCHHGDCHYDAGNYKLDRRMRLIYNLADGMGIGRERIHHDWISASEGEKFAETVKMMVERITALGPSPLKAQLEAPEESEMEA; this is encoded by the coding sequence ATGGCTGAGGATGATGTTAAGATCGTAATGTTTTGTTGTAACTGGTGCTCCTACGGTGGAGCAGACACCGCAGGAACCGCAAGGATGCAGTATCCTCCAAATGTGCGGGTCATCAGAGTAATGTGCTCTGGAAGAATTGAACCCCAGTTCGTGTTAAAAGCCTTCCGAGAAGGCGCCGACGGGGTCATTGTGGCCGGCTGTCACCATGGAGACTGCCACTACGACGCAGGAAACTACAAATTAGACCGTAGAATGAGATTAATCTACAATTTAGCAGATGGAATGGGAATCGGAAGAGAAAGGATTCACCATGACTGGATATCTGCATCAGAAGGGGAAAAATTCGCAGAAACCGTCAAAATGATGGTTGAACGTATAACTGCTCTGGGCCCATCCCCTCTAAAGGCACAATTAGAAGCTCCAGAAGAATCAGAGATGGAGGCCTAA
- the sufC gene encoding Fe-S cluster assembly ATPase SufC, translating to MLLEITDLAVEVSGKEILTDVDLYIGKGETHVLLGPNGAGKSTLFMALLGFPKYKVTRGEIIFKGEDITNLSTTERVRKGFGVSFQNPPSIRGVRLGDLLKLEHGERDAEKDLSPEMMDLVHKLKFDERFLARDVNLGFSGGEVKRSEILQLLAQEPDFIMFDEPDSGVDIENVELLAEEINVLLDKNKKPGLREKSGLLITHLGYILNFVAADTAHVLMDGKIACSGNPAEIIEDIRKEGFKGCVECCKIH from the coding sequence CTGCTACTGGAAATAACTGATCTGGCAGTGGAAGTAAGCGGAAAAGAAATTCTCACCGATGTAGACCTGTATATAGGCAAAGGAGAAACACACGTACTCTTAGGACCCAATGGAGCTGGTAAAAGTACTCTTTTTATGGCCCTTTTGGGTTTTCCCAAGTACAAAGTAACCCGTGGAGAGATTATCTTCAAAGGGGAAGATATAACCAACCTTTCAACCACTGAAAGGGTAAGGAAAGGATTTGGGGTTAGTTTCCAAAATCCCCCCTCCATCCGGGGAGTGAGACTGGGTGATCTTTTAAAACTCGAACACGGAGAAAGGGATGCTGAAAAAGACCTCAGCCCTGAGATGATGGATCTGGTTCATAAACTCAAGTTCGATGAAAGATTTTTGGCTAGGGATGTTAACCTTGGTTTTTCCGGGGGAGAAGTCAAGCGATCAGAGATATTACAACTTTTAGCCCAGGAACCGGACTTCATAATGTTTGACGAACCAGATTCTGGTGTGGATATTGAAAATGTGGAGCTCCTGGCAGAAGAAATAAATGTTCTACTGGATAAGAACAAAAAACCAGGTTTAAGGGAAAAATCCGGGCTTTTAATAACCCATTTAGGTTACATCCTTAATTTTGTGGCTGCAGACACAGCCCATGTGCTTATGGACGGTAAAATTGCCTGTTCAGGAAACCCCGCTGAGATAATTGAAGATATAAGAAAAGAAGGATTTAAGGGGTGTGTGGAATGTTGCAAAATACACTAA